Proteins encoded in a region of the Plasmodium cynomolgi strain B DNA, scaffold: 0327, whole genome shotgun sequence genome:
- a CDS encoding hypothetical protein (putative): NDYEYLCGNKCCRYLNNWIYYVSKKHHLREFIISLIISESKYKYSGPNPQISCIDYKYEEKYKEPEKIIKLLNFQDNIQIILETLLDKVDSISCPAQIYLYECINIYRELDQNYCSNPEEMNGENKSICEILHKFKTSYTENLYNKKGIEDKTPNLSSIINIKDIVSCREYIGKAASFSDKGNNSGSSISYSVTTAVGTMAWASSILALLYKVTQNFI; the protein is encoded by the coding sequence aatgaTTATGAATATTTGTGTGGCAATAAATGTTGCAGATATTTAAATAACTGGATATACTATGTATCAAAGAAACACCATTTGCGTGAATTCATTATCAGTCTTATTATATCAGAatctaaatataaatattctgGCCCTAACCCCCAAATATCATGTATTGATTATAAAtatgaggaaaaatataaggaacctgaaaaaataataaaattattaaattttcaaGATAATATTCAGATTATTTTGGAGACATTATTAGATAAAGTTGATTCAATAAGCTGTCCTgcgcaaatatatttatacgaatgtattaatatatatagagaATTGGATCAGAATTATTGTTCTAATCCGGAAGAAATGAATGGAGAGAACAAAAGCATTTGTgaaatattacataaatttaagACATCATATACGGAAAatctttataataaaaaaggaatagaAGATAAAACGCCAAATTTATCGTccattattaatataaaagacATAGTCAGTTGCCGAGAATATATAGGGAAAGCAGCATCGTTTTCTGATAAAGGTAATAATTCGGGTAGTTCTATATCATATAGTGTAACTACAGCTGTTGGAACAATGGCTTGGGCATCTTCCATATTAGCactattatataaggttacacaaaatttcatttaa